A genomic window from Lycium barbarum isolate Lr01 chromosome 4, ASM1917538v2, whole genome shotgun sequence includes:
- the LOC132636136 gene encoding uncharacterized protein LOC132636136 isoform X1 — MSSKTSSDMRWHSVDCHKDGLLRHPRDAEAWKKFDFTFPEFSQDPRNVRLALASDGFNPFGHMSANHSIWPVVLIPYNTPPWVCMKQSNFILSMIIPGKRMPGNDIDVYLQPLIDELKELWDGVQTFDALSTETFKMRAALMWTISDFPGYGILSGWSTYDGYSSNISRCVDVKQRRLSGLKIHDFHILMQQLLPIALRNALHGLVSAVIADLSSFFRQLCSKVLNPMDLDNLQNQIILTLCHLEMIFPPSFFTVMVHLVVHLVDEVRRGGPVHYRWMYPIERFLGHLKSFVRNMAQPEGSIAEGYMADEILTFCSRYFEDVETRMNRPRRVDDKTNDVGYHEKETMFPKNWQISSGFIF, encoded by the exons ATGTCTAGTAAGACATCTTCTGATATGAGATGGCATAGTGTTGATTGTCATAAGGATGGCTTATTGAGGCATCCAAGAGATGCTGAAGCATGGAAAAAGTTTGACTTCACATTTCCTGAATTTTCTCAAGATCCACGTAATGTCCGTCTTGCCTTAGCGAGTGATGGGTTCAATCCTTTTGGACATATGAGCGCTAATCATAGCATTTGGCCAGTGGTTCTAATTCCGTACAACACCCCTCCTTGGGTATGCATGAAACAGTCTAACTTCATTCTCTCAATGATAATTCCAGGTAAGCGAATGCCCGGGAATGATATTGATGTTTACTTACAACCTTTGAttgatgaattgaaggagttgtGGGATGGTGTTCAGACCTTTGATGCTTTGTCAACTGAAACTTTCAAAATGAGAGCAGCATTGATGTGGACAATTAGTGATTTTCCAGGATATGGTATTTTGTCTGGGTGGAGCACGTATG ATGGTTACTCAAGCAATATCTCAAGATGTGTTGATGTGAAGCAACGAAGATTATCTGGGTTGAAAATTCATGATTTCCATATTCTTATGCAGCAACTATTACCGATAGCGTTGAGGAACGCATTACATGGCTTAGTGTCTGCAGTTATAGCTGATCTTTCATCATTTTTTCGGCAGTTATGTTCTAAAGTGTTGAATCCCATGGACCTTGATAACCTCCAAAATCAAATCATTCTCACTTTGTGTCATTTAGAAATGATATTTCCTCCATCTTTCTTTACTGTCATGGTTCACTTAGTTGTTCATTTAGTTGATGAAGTGAGACGTGGTGGCCCGGTACATTATCGATGGATGTATCCTATAGAAAG GTTCTTGGGGCATTTGAAGTCTTTTGTACGTAATATGGCGCAACCTGAAGGCTCAATTGCTGAAGGTTATATGGCAGATGAAATTCTAACATTCTGCTCAAGATATTTTGAAGATGTCGAGACAAGAATGAATAGGCCGAGGCGTGTGGATGATAAAACTAATGATGTTGGATATCATGAAAAGGAAACTATGTTCCCAAAAAATTGGCAAATCAGTAGCGGGTTCATATTTTAA
- the LOC132636136 gene encoding uncharacterized protein LOC132636136 isoform X2 yields MSSKTSSDMRWHSVDCHKDGLLRHPRDAEAWKKFDFTFPEFSQDPRNVRLALASDGFNPFGHMSANHSIWPVVLIPYNTPPWELWDGVQTFDALSTETFKMRAALMWTISDFPGYGILSGWSTYDGYSSNISRCVDVKQRRLSGLKIHDFHILMQQLLPIALRNALHGLVSAVIADLSSFFRQLCSKVLNPMDLDNLQNQIILTLCHLEMIFPPSFFTVMVHLVVHLVDEVRRGGPVHYRWMYPIERFLGHLKSFVRNMAQPEGSIAEGYMADEILTFCSRYFEDVETRMNRPRRVDDKTNDVGYHEKETMFPKNWQISSGFIF; encoded by the exons ATGTCTAGTAAGACATCTTCTGATATGAGATGGCATAGTGTTGATTGTCATAAGGATGGCTTATTGAGGCATCCAAGAGATGCTGAAGCATGGAAAAAGTTTGACTTCACATTTCCTGAATTTTCTCAAGATCCACGTAATGTCCGTCTTGCCTTAGCGAGTGATGGGTTCAATCCTTTTGGACATATGAGCGCTAATCATAGCATTTGGCCAGTGGTTCTAATTCCGTACAACACCCCTCCTTGG gagttgtGGGATGGTGTTCAGACCTTTGATGCTTTGTCAACTGAAACTTTCAAAATGAGAGCAGCATTGATGTGGACAATTAGTGATTTTCCAGGATATGGTATTTTGTCTGGGTGGAGCACGTATG ATGGTTACTCAAGCAATATCTCAAGATGTGTTGATGTGAAGCAACGAAGATTATCTGGGTTGAAAATTCATGATTTCCATATTCTTATGCAGCAACTATTACCGATAGCGTTGAGGAACGCATTACATGGCTTAGTGTCTGCAGTTATAGCTGATCTTTCATCATTTTTTCGGCAGTTATGTTCTAAAGTGTTGAATCCCATGGACCTTGATAACCTCCAAAATCAAATCATTCTCACTTTGTGTCATTTAGAAATGATATTTCCTCCATCTTTCTTTACTGTCATGGTTCACTTAGTTGTTCATTTAGTTGATGAAGTGAGACGTGGTGGCCCGGTACATTATCGATGGATGTATCCTATAGAAAG GTTCTTGGGGCATTTGAAGTCTTTTGTACGTAATATGGCGCAACCTGAAGGCTCAATTGCTGAAGGTTATATGGCAGATGAAATTCTAACATTCTGCTCAAGATATTTTGAAGATGTCGAGACAAGAATGAATAGGCCGAGGCGTGTGGATGATAAAACTAATGATGTTGGATATCATGAAAAGGAAACTATGTTCCCAAAAAATTGGCAAATCAGTAGCGGGTTCATATTTTAA
- the LOC132636137 gene encoding uncharacterized protein LOC132636137 produces the protein MARPRKFKATPLDTEITSANSHEVRCKRFKVAPLEAGSASKTCTGARSGASSSNGSDHVSMPPTHGPEYASYESNSSDDDDVPPTSSETTASKKKSYWIVSLIDEGGTIIEGRLKVRDIWLLPTGKRIIIPCNELGQPIDDAGGLLGRFMGDLGSDFSKFPMCYKSWRKVPVNYKNSVYDDIIQKKILVEDGRLRDYMMKSIGKTWKDTRCSLSIWSRSVNVGDQ, from the exons ATGGCTAGGCCAAGAAAGTTCAAGGCTACACCACTTGATACAGAGATCACTTCTGCAAATTCTCATGAGGTTAGGTGTAAACGCTTTAAGGTTGCACCACTTGAAGCTGGTTCGGCATCAAAAACTTGTACTGGAGCTCGTTCTGGTGCTTCGTCGTCTAATGGTAGTGATCATGTTAGCATGCCACCGACACATGGACCTGAGTATGCTTCATATGAATCTAATTCATCAGATGATGATGATGTCCCTCCTACTTCTAGTGAGACTACTGCAAGTAAGAAGAAGAGCTATTGGATTGTCAGTCTTATTG ATGAGGGTGGTACCATTATAGAAGGAAGACTGAAGGTGCGAGATATTTGGTTACTTCCTACGGGTAAAAGGATTATCATCCCGTGCAATGAGCTTGGCCAACCAATAGATGATGCAGGTGGTCTCTTGGGTCGCTTCATGGGAGATTTAGGGTCTGACTTTTCTAAATTTCCTATGTGTTACAAGTCATGGCGTAAGGTTCCAGTTAACTACAAGAATAGCGTATATGACGACATTATACAG AAGAAGATTCTTGTGGAGGATGGTCGATTAAGAGACTACATGATGAAGAGTATTGGAAAGACATGGAAAGATACTAGATGTTCTCTCTCTATTTGGTCTAG GAGCGTAAACGTGGGAGACCAATGA